The stretch of DNA GCGGTCGTCGCGAACGTCGAGGTGCAGGCCACGTCGTCCGACGGCTACCTCCGGGTCACGCCGGCGGGACAGGACGCGTCCGTCGCTGCCCAGGTGTTCCGGGCGGGCGAGGAGGTCTCGGCCGCCGTCATCACGAAGGTGACCGGGTCCACCGCCGCGCGCGCGTTCCAGGCCAAGGTCTCGCGCGGGACCGCCGTCGACTACGTCGACGTGTCCGGGTACTTCCTCGACGGCACCTCGGCATCGGGCACCGGCGTCGACGTGTCGTGGCCGCAGTGCGGGTCCGCGTTGCCCGGCGACGCCGCCTTCGCGGTCGTCGGTGTCAACGGCGGACTGGCCAACAACACGAACCCGTGCCTGTCGTCGCAGCTGGCGTGGGCCGCGCAGTCGTCCGGCGGGACCTCCCAGCCGACCGTCCAGCTCTACGTGAACACCGCGAACCCGGGGAGCCGGGCCTCGGTCTGGCCGACGAGCAACACACTGCCGAACGGTGGCGGGACCGTGCCGAACCCGTACGGCACCTGCACCGGTGGGTACGACGCCGCCTGCTCCTACGTGTACGGCTGGACGCGGGCGGTCGAGGACGCCACGGTCCGTGGCGTCTCCGACCCGAGCGCGTACCGCTGGTGGCTCGACGTCGAGACCGAGGGGACGTGGCAGGCTGACCGCACGCAGAACCGCGCGGACCTCGAGGGCATGGCCACGTACCTGACCTCGCGTGGCGCACAGGTCGGCCTGTACTCGACCGGCTACCAGTGGAACACCATCGTCGGGTCCGTCCCGACGTCGAGCCCGCTGTACCCGCTGCCGAGCTGGATCGCGACCGGTGCACCGACGTTGGCCGCCGCGCAGCAGGCCTGCTCCGGCACGCCCCTCACCGGCGGGAGCCGCATCGAGGTGACGCAGTACGTCGTCGGCGGGTTCGACCGCAACGCGTCCTGCGTCTGACCCGAGCGGAGCACACGGCAGGCGTCACTCGACACGGCGACCGGACGCGACGCCCCTCGCCCCGAGACGACGCACCCCGGAACGACGACGGCGCGGGACCCATCGGGTCCCGCGCCGTCCTCGTGTGGCTGTTCAGCCCCGGTGGGTCAGCGGCCGGTGACGTCGCCGCCCTGCTCGTGACGGAGCGCCTGCGGTGCCTCCCCGTGCTGGTCCGTCGCCTGGCTCGGGTGGTCGACCGGCAGACGACGGGTCGACGTGCCCGGTGCCGAGTAGGTCAGGTAGTTCAGCCGGCTCGTCTCGCGACGCAGCCGCGTGACGCCCTCGAGGATGAACCCGAGGATCCACGTCAGGAACGCGATGACCATGAGCGACGCGGCGAGGAACGCGGTCGGGAACCGTGGGACCAGCCCGGTGCGCCCGTACTCGATGAACAGCGGGATCGCGAGGACGATCGCGACCACGGCGAAGATCGCGCCCATGATCCCGTGGAACAGCACGGGACGCTCGAACCGGATGAGGTGGGCGATGAGCGACAGGATCTTGAAGCCGTCGCTGTAGGTGTTGAGCTTCGACTCGGTGCCCTCGGCGCGGTCCTTGAAGCCGACCGGCACCTCGGTGTGCGGAACCCGCAGGTTCATCACGTGCACCGTGAGCTCGGTCTCGGTCTCGAACTCGCGGGACAGCGCGGGGAAGGACTTCACGAAGCGTCGGGACATGACGCGGTACCCGCTGAGCATGTCGGACACCGGCGTGCCGAAGAGCTTGCCCACGACCCGGTTGAACATCCGGTTGCCGGCCTCGTGCCCGGGCCGGTACGCGGTCGCCTCGGGGTCGTCCTGCCGGACGCCGAGGACGTGGTCGTAGGGCCCCTCGAGCAGGGTGCGGATCATCTCCGGCGCCGCCGCGGTGTCGTACGTGTCGTCGCCGTCGATCATCAGGTAGACGTCGGCGTCGATGTCGCCGAACGCACGGCGGATGACGTTGCCCTTGCCCTTGGTGTGCTCGTACCGGACCTCGGCGCCCGCCCGGCGCGCCACCTCGTCGGTGCCGTCCGTGCTGTTGTTGTCGTAGACGTAGACCTGGATGCCGGGCACGGCTGCCTTGAGGTCGGTGACGACCTTGTGGATGGCCGGTGCCTCGTTGTGGCAGGGCACGATGGCGGCGATGACGAGGTCGTCGTGAGTCACGGGGTAGGGTCCTTCAGTGGTCTTGGATCCGTCGAGCGGCGGGGACGTGAGCACGAATCCCCTGCGAGAGGCTAACAGGTGCGCCGACTCGGCCGAGGCCGTCCGCGACCGGGAAGAGGACACGTGACGAACGCCACCGGCTGGTTCCTGGGACACCTCCGACGCGGAGGGTCGTTCCTCGTCGTCGGCGGCATCGGGTTCCTCGTCGACGCCGCCGTGTACAACGCGCTGGTGTTCTGGGGCGGGTCGGGTCCCCTCTTCGCGGTCCCCCTGCTCGGCAAGGTCATCGCGATCGCGGTGGCGAGCGTCGTCACCTACTTCGGCAGCCGGCTGTGGACGTTCCGCGACCGCGCGGGCTCGCAGACGCTGCGGAGCTT from Curtobacterium sp. SGAir0471 encodes:
- a CDS encoding GtrA family protein, producing the protein MTNATGWFLGHLRRGGSFLVVGGIGFLVDAAVYNALVFWGGSGPLFAVPLLGKVIAIAVASVVTYFGSRLWTFRDRAGSQTLRSFLVFAAINVVAILLQLGCLAFSRYVLHLDSPLADNVSGTLVGQAVATVFRYFAYGKFVFKDDRQGGAEAIAEIS
- a CDS encoding glycosyltransferase, which codes for MTHDDLVIAAIVPCHNEAPAIHKVVTDLKAAVPGIQVYVYDNNSTDGTDEVARRAGAEVRYEHTKGKGNVIRRAFGDIDADVYLMIDGDDTYDTAAAPEMIRTLLEGPYDHVLGVRQDDPEATAYRPGHEAGNRMFNRVVGKLFGTPVSDMLSGYRVMSRRFVKSFPALSREFETETELTVHVMNLRVPHTEVPVGFKDRAEGTESKLNTYSDGFKILSLIAHLIRFERPVLFHGIMGAIFAVVAIVLAIPLFIEYGRTGLVPRFPTAFLAASLMVIAFLTWILGFILEGVTRLRRETSRLNYLTYSAPGTSTRRLPVDHPSQATDQHGEAPQALRHEQGGDVTGR